One genomic window of Candidatus Nitrospira inopinata includes the following:
- a CDS encoding GAF domain-containing protein translates to MSRPKWCEEEQVGRVLVVESERETLRRLLDRLAAEGIEAVGALSAAEALAIVERERPGIVVTTLHLPDQDQEATAFLHKIRTGQGDRCLIVHGGRASFEKAKGEISEGIFAYVEQPDGTGVEEEVIRHVHRAREMVLARYAHGLETLVAKRTAALQRRLEQGAGLHEFMLRLHISTECQEVYDVTMEAVVRIIGVDRCALLLFDSDGVMRFKAWRGLSASYRQGVEGHGPWTPGDVDAVPLLVSNAQDEPTLAAYRELFQQEGIGALAFIPLVRPGGKGILGKLMLYAPAPLTWSEEDIQLVQIIADHIVAALLRIEAEESLRRAYRQREQLCLDLHDGILQSLYAVGLLLQVTKRDAEAVAPSLSPSLARAVDQLNGVIKEVRGFIEQVTRGVEPPKAVPDLVQALDQLIGTLDPFRIHGIERRFAQASTIILPPEQVSHVLSIVKEAISNSLRHGNATRRWVAVRRLRSSVCLNISDNGVGFNLYSSKREGIGLSSMAARAQQIGGRLTVRTRPGRGTQVILKVPLAVTTPPACLA, encoded by the coding sequence ATGTCGAGGCCGAAGTGGTGCGAAGAGGAGCAAGTCGGTCGCGTGTTGGTGGTGGAAAGTGAGCGGGAGACCTTACGGCGGTTGTTGGACCGGTTGGCGGCCGAAGGCATTGAGGCAGTGGGCGCGCTGAGCGCAGCCGAAGCCCTGGCCATCGTGGAGCGGGAAAGGCCGGGCATTGTCGTGACGACCCTTCACCTGCCTGATCAAGATCAAGAGGCCACGGCGTTTCTTCATAAAATACGGACCGGTCAGGGCGATCGTTGCCTCATTGTCCATGGTGGGCGCGCGTCGTTCGAGAAGGCCAAGGGGGAGATCAGCGAGGGGATCTTTGCCTATGTTGAGCAGCCCGATGGGACGGGAGTAGAAGAAGAGGTGATCCGGCATGTTCATCGCGCCCGGGAGATGGTCCTTGCGCGGTACGCCCATGGGCTGGAGACGTTGGTTGCCAAACGGACCGCCGCCTTGCAGCGTCGGCTGGAGCAGGGCGCCGGGTTGCACGAGTTCATGCTTCGCCTTCACATCAGCACGGAATGCCAGGAAGTCTATGACGTCACGATGGAGGCGGTGGTCAGGATCATCGGCGTGGATCGTTGTGCACTGCTTCTGTTCGATTCCGACGGCGTCATGCGGTTTAAGGCCTGGCGGGGACTTTCAGCCTCCTATCGGCAGGGGGTGGAAGGGCATGGCCCCTGGACTCCGGGGGATGTGGATGCCGTTCCCCTGCTCGTGTCCAATGCCCAGGATGAGCCAACGTTGGCGGCCTATCGAGAGTTGTTTCAACAGGAGGGGATTGGCGCGCTCGCGTTCATCCCGTTGGTTCGGCCTGGCGGAAAAGGAATCCTGGGCAAGCTCATGCTCTATGCGCCTGCGCCGTTGACTTGGTCGGAAGAGGATATTCAGCTTGTCCAGATCATTGCCGACCACATCGTGGCCGCCCTCTTGCGCATCGAAGCAGAGGAGTCTCTCCGCCGGGCCTATCGCCAGCGTGAGCAGCTCTGCTTGGATTTGCACGATGGCATCCTCCAATCGCTCTATGCCGTGGGTTTGCTGCTCCAAGTGACGAAGCGCGACGCCGAAGCCGTCGCCCCCTCGTTGTCACCGTCGTTGGCGCGGGCGGTAGACCAACTCAACGGCGTCATCAAGGAAGTGCGGGGGTTTATCGAGCAAGTGACAAGGGGAGTGGAGCCGCCGAAGGCCGTTCCCGATCTGGTGCAGGCTCTCGACCAACTGATTGGTACCCTGGATCCGTTCCGGATTCATGGGATCGAACGGCGTTTCGCGCAAGCCAGCACGATCATCCTGCCTCCAGAGCAGGTGTCCCATGTGTTGTCTATCGTGAAGGAGGCGATCAGCAATAGCCTCCGCCACGGCAACGCTACTCGCCGGTGGGTGGCCGTCCGTCGCCTGCGATCTAGCGTCTGCCTCAATATCAGTGACAATGGAGTCGGTTTTAATCTGTATTCGAGCAAGAGAGAGGGAATAGGGCTGTCTTCCATGGCCGCCCGCGCCCAACAGATTGGCGGCCGACTCACGGTTCGCACTCGCCCCGGTCGAGGCACACAAGTGATCCTGAAGGTGCCACTCGCAGTCACCACCCCGCCGGCCTGTCTTGCGTAA
- the ettA gene encoding energy-dependent translational throttle protein EttA, whose translation MATNDKQVIFSLVNVGKVYPPKKQVLREIYLGFYYGAKIGVLGLNGAGKSSLLRIIAGVDQNYTGEITRSKGYSIGLLEQEPQLDPNKTVREVVEEGKAELVALLKEYEDVSNQIGSADPDTMEKLLDKQAQLQEKIEAANGWELENQLDIAMDALRCPSADQKVGTLSGGEKRRVALCRLLIQEPDILLLDEPTNHLDAESVQWLEQHLRQYKGTVIAVTHDRYFLDNVAGWILELDRGHGIPFQGNYSAWLEQKKDRLEKEEKAESKRRKTLERELEWIRMSPKARQSKGKARLNRYEELVNQKQEQVAEDLEIYIPPGPRLGDVVVEAKGVSKAFGDKVLYENVNFSLPKGGIVGVIGPNGAGKTTLFKMIVGKEKPDAGTITIGETVKLGYVDQDRTLDGNQTVYEAISDGKETIKLGKVEVNARAYCARFNFSGTDQQKKVKELSGGERNRVHLARMLKEGANVILLDEPTNDLDVNTLRALEEGLENFAGCAVISSHDRWFLDRIATHILAFEGDSKVVWFEGNYSDYEADRKKRLGKEADRPHRIRYRKLTRD comes from the coding sequence ATGGCTACCAACGACAAGCAGGTCATTTTCTCCTTGGTCAACGTCGGCAAGGTCTATCCGCCGAAGAAGCAGGTGTTGCGGGAGATCTATCTGGGTTTTTACTACGGGGCCAAAATCGGGGTGCTGGGGCTGAACGGAGCCGGGAAAAGCTCGCTGTTGAGAATCATTGCGGGGGTCGATCAAAACTACACGGGGGAGATCACGAGATCCAAGGGGTACAGTATCGGGCTGCTGGAGCAAGAGCCCCAGCTCGATCCGAACAAAACCGTCAGGGAAGTGGTGGAAGAAGGAAAGGCGGAGCTGGTTGCGTTGCTCAAGGAGTATGAAGACGTGAGCAACCAAATCGGCTCGGCCGATCCCGACACGATGGAAAAGCTGCTCGACAAACAGGCTCAGCTCCAGGAAAAGATCGAAGCGGCCAATGGGTGGGAACTCGAAAACCAACTCGACATTGCCATGGATGCCTTGCGCTGTCCGTCTGCCGATCAGAAGGTCGGCACCCTATCCGGCGGCGAAAAACGGCGTGTCGCGCTTTGCCGGCTGTTGATTCAAGAACCGGATATTCTGCTGCTCGATGAGCCGACGAACCATCTCGACGCTGAGTCGGTCCAGTGGCTGGAGCAACATCTCCGGCAGTACAAGGGCACGGTCATCGCGGTGACGCACGATCGGTATTTCTTGGACAATGTCGCGGGCTGGATTCTGGAGCTGGATCGCGGCCATGGGATTCCGTTTCAAGGCAACTACAGTGCGTGGCTGGAGCAGAAAAAAGATCGGCTGGAGAAAGAGGAAAAGGCCGAATCGAAACGGCGCAAAACGCTGGAGCGTGAGTTGGAGTGGATCCGCATGTCGCCCAAGGCCCGGCAATCAAAGGGCAAGGCTCGCTTGAATCGATATGAAGAACTGGTCAATCAAAAGCAGGAACAGGTAGCGGAGGATCTAGAGATTTACATTCCGCCCGGTCCACGCTTGGGCGACGTGGTCGTCGAAGCCAAGGGGGTCAGCAAGGCATTCGGCGACAAGGTGCTCTATGAGAACGTGAATTTCAGTTTGCCGAAGGGCGGCATCGTCGGGGTGATCGGACCAAATGGGGCTGGCAAGACCACCCTGTTCAAGATGATCGTGGGGAAAGAAAAGCCCGATGCCGGCACGATCACGATTGGGGAGACAGTCAAGCTGGGATATGTGGATCAGGATCGGACGCTGGATGGCAACCAGACCGTGTATGAAGCCATTTCTGACGGAAAGGAGACAATCAAACTAGGCAAGGTGGAGGTCAACGCGCGGGCCTATTGCGCGCGGTTTAATTTTTCCGGCACCGATCAACAAAAGAAGGTCAAAGAACTGTCCGGCGGCGAACGGAACCGCGTGCACCTCGCGCGCATGCTGAAAGAAGGCGCCAACGTGATCCTTCTTGACGAGCCGACGAACGATTTGGACGTGAATACGTTGCGCGCCCTTGAAGAAGGATTGGAGAACTTCGCCGGCTGCGCCGTGATCAGCAGTCACGACCGTTGGTTTCTGGACCGGATCGCCACGCACATTCTGGCCTTCGAGGGCGACAGCAAGGTCGTCTGGTTTGAGGGAAACTACAGCGACTACGAAGCGGACCGCAAAAAACGGCTCGGCAAGGAAGCCGACCGGCCGCACCGGATTCGGTACCGCAAGCTGACGAGAGACTGA
- a CDS encoding Flp family type IVb pilin, which produces MKTPWQRLKEEWGATAVEYGLLVAGIAIVIASAVFLFGGRLRGVFQRLAGLF; this is translated from the coding sequence ATGAAAACACCCTGGCAGAGACTGAAGGAAGAGTGGGGCGCGACCGCCGTGGAATACGGCCTGCTGGTGGCGGGGATCGCCATTGTCATCGCCTCGGCGGTCTTTCTGTTCGGAGGCAGGCTTCGCGGAGTCTTTCAGCGGTTGGCGGGGCTGTTCTGA
- the cpaB gene encoding Flp pilus assembly protein CpaB → MDRFRLGWLLLAGGLMLGLGSSWAAYVWLETQGLAQGEQDQSVHPVLVAARNLPRGIKLQPDDVRLVPFPEASRPEGALASVESSVGRPVLEPIRNGEPVLDTKLGPTDVTASPVALRTAQHKRAYAVRLQGPAGNVIVPGDSIDLLVTVRPTDTSGRPLTEPTSRIVVEQVPVLDVLRAAASGNTEGLGGSQAVPASDWQDIVLEVTPEEAERVALAEHEGTLRAVLRHPTDTERANTPGVSQSHLLGLEPPMRQAGDTQSRQSPLLVKKQAPRTEPVRQATATQAAPAPSARIEIIRGGQRSEVTF, encoded by the coding sequence ATGGATCGCTTCCGCCTTGGATGGCTTCTTTTGGCTGGCGGTCTTATGCTCGGGCTGGGATCGAGCTGGGCAGCCTATGTGTGGCTGGAAACACAGGGTCTGGCCCAGGGGGAACAGGACCAGTCTGTTCACCCGGTCCTCGTCGCCGCCCGAAACCTTCCACGGGGGATCAAATTACAGCCGGACGACGTGCGGCTGGTGCCCTTCCCGGAAGCCAGCCGTCCGGAAGGGGCGTTAGCATCGGTGGAATCCAGCGTCGGCCGGCCAGTGCTGGAGCCAATTCGCAACGGAGAGCCAGTGCTGGACACCAAGCTGGGCCCGACCGATGTCACCGCCTCACCAGTCGCGTTGCGAACGGCCCAGCACAAACGGGCCTACGCGGTTCGGCTGCAAGGCCCGGCCGGGAACGTAATCGTCCCCGGCGACTCCATCGATCTGCTCGTCACGGTGAGACCGACCGACACCTCGGGCAGGCCGCTCACGGAACCAACGAGCCGTATCGTGGTGGAACAGGTGCCGGTGCTCGACGTCCTCCGAGCCGCTGCTTCGGGGAACACGGAGGGCCTGGGTGGTTCACAGGCTGTGCCAGCAAGCGACTGGCAAGACATCGTCCTTGAAGTGACCCCTGAAGAGGCAGAGCGGGTGGCGTTGGCGGAACATGAAGGCACCTTGCGCGCCGTGTTGCGACATCCCACCGACACAGAGAGGGCTAACACTCCGGGAGTCAGTCAATCCCACCTCCTGGGTCTGGAACCGCCGATGAGACAGGCCGGGGACACTCAATCTCGCCAGTCCCCTTTGTTGGTAAAGAAACAGGCTCCACGGACGGAGCCGGTCCGTCAGGCTACAGCGACACAAGCAGCCCCGGCACCTTCGGCTCGCATCGAGATAATTCGGGGAGGACAGCGAAGCGAGGTGACCTTTTAA
- a CDS encoding type II and III secretion system protein family protein — translation MCRALLLGLVTLFGSDIVSAPLSWAADPSPGAPGGTRPTIRLTVGGSQVLDLNRPTNRASIANPDVADTIVLSPRQLYILGKVPGVTTLMVWSKNEESPVAYDITVEPNVTELTRLLKALYPNDGPLQVTTAGDQMVVSGTVASAARLSQILAIAEAYAPKRVINLLSLKGPQQVMLEVRVAEIDRSLLRRLGVNGSVAANNGREFGVSVLKNLTSILPAGDSAAAIAPIAGAAAPFGIGLGPTISALFRGGIGNTTWTAFLDALKEENLVKVLAEPTLVTINGQEASVLAGGEFPIPIPQAFGVTTVQYKSFGVQLKFRPMVLDHRRISITVTPEVSELDFAKSLTLQGFAVPSVTTRRASTTVELEEGQSFVVAGLLRDNVREIVSKFPYLGDVPVLGALFRSTKFEKNESELIILVTPRFAAPVQANTLSLPTDRYQESSEADQFLYGRTGRHRSVGSAPAADAPNATGNPTSSRQGVAP, via the coding sequence TTGTGTCGTGCTCTGTTACTAGGGCTTGTGACGCTGTTCGGCTCGGACATCGTATCTGCCCCTCTCTCCTGGGCCGCCGATCCATCACCCGGCGCACCCGGCGGGACAAGACCCACGATCCGCCTCACTGTCGGCGGCTCCCAGGTGCTCGATCTGAACAGGCCGACCAACAGGGCTTCGATCGCCAATCCGGACGTGGCCGACACCATTGTGCTCTCGCCACGCCAACTGTACATCTTGGGCAAGGTCCCCGGCGTGACAACCCTCATGGTGTGGAGCAAGAACGAAGAGTCGCCCGTCGCCTACGACATTACTGTCGAACCCAACGTGACGGAGCTCACTCGCCTCCTCAAGGCTCTTTATCCGAACGATGGTCCCCTTCAGGTCACGACAGCCGGCGATCAGATGGTCGTGAGCGGAACCGTCGCCAGCGCCGCCCGCCTGTCTCAAATTCTCGCTATCGCCGAAGCCTATGCGCCGAAGCGCGTCATCAACCTGCTCTCGCTCAAAGGTCCGCAGCAAGTCATGTTGGAGGTGCGCGTCGCGGAAATCGACCGCTCGCTCCTCCGACGACTCGGCGTCAACGGCAGTGTCGCCGCCAACAACGGCCGCGAGTTCGGGGTCTCGGTGCTCAAAAACTTGACGAGCATCCTGCCGGCCGGCGACAGCGCAGCAGCGATCGCGCCCATCGCCGGCGCGGCCGCGCCATTCGGCATCGGTCTGGGACCGACCATCTCCGCGTTGTTTCGAGGGGGGATCGGCAATACCACCTGGACAGCCTTCCTGGATGCACTCAAGGAAGAAAATCTGGTCAAGGTGCTCGCTGAACCGACCTTGGTCACGATCAACGGCCAAGAGGCTTCGGTGTTGGCGGGCGGCGAGTTCCCCATTCCCATCCCCCAGGCCTTCGGTGTCACGACCGTGCAATACAAAAGCTTTGGCGTCCAGCTCAAATTCCGGCCGATGGTGTTGGACCACCGACGGATCAGCATCACGGTCACGCCGGAAGTGTCCGAACTGGACTTCGCCAAGAGCTTGACCCTGCAGGGCTTCGCGGTACCGTCCGTCACGACCCGGCGCGCTTCGACGACAGTCGAGCTGGAAGAGGGGCAAAGTTTCGTCGTGGCCGGCCTGTTACGAGACAATGTTCGGGAAATCGTCTCGAAATTTCCCTATCTCGGCGATGTCCCGGTCTTGGGCGCGCTGTTTCGCAGTACGAAATTCGAGAAGAACGAGTCGGAATTGATCATTCTAGTCACACCCCGTTTCGCGGCGCCGGTCCAGGCCAATACCCTGTCCCTGCCGACCGATCGCTATCAAGAGTCCTCGGAGGCAGACCAGTTCCTCTACGGGCGAACAGGGCGGCATCGCTCAGTGGGCTCGGCACCTGCCGCTGACGCTCCGAATGCTACAGGCAACCCCACATCCTCTCGTCAGGGAGTCGCACCATGA
- a CDS encoding TadE/TadG family type IV pilus assembly protein: protein MNRSTHIGSRRWWSSSDGAAAVEFALVLPLLLLLTVGMIDAGLLLHRASLLSGASREGARVGVVNATSRSNAQSIETTVRSFLARTGVSFPGLQVTVRGAGGQPGTELSVLVRAPHRFLLLGRLVPGVPSEITLRASTVMAIE from the coding sequence ATGAACCGATCCACTCATATTGGGTCGCGACGGTGGTGGTCATCTTCCGACGGCGCCGCAGCCGTGGAATTCGCCTTGGTTCTGCCGCTGCTGCTCTTGCTCACAGTCGGCATGATCGACGCTGGTCTCCTGCTCCATCGCGCCTCGCTATTGAGCGGAGCGAGCCGTGAAGGGGCCCGCGTCGGCGTCGTCAACGCGACAAGTCGATCAAACGCTCAGTCTATTGAGACAACCGTTCGCTCATTTTTGGCTAGAACCGGCGTCTCGTTTCCAGGCTTGCAGGTCACGGTCAGAGGAGCCGGAGGACAACCGGGCACCGAGCTGTCCGTGCTCGTCCGGGCGCCTCATCGATTCCTGCTGCTCGGCCGATTGGTTCCCGGCGTACCCTCAGAGATCACACTGCGAGCCTCGACCGTCATGGCCATTGAATAA
- a CDS encoding pilus assembly protein TadG-related protein yields the protein MARDLRMAHERGAVAVIVAVLLPALLGVAGLVIDGGEFMLARLRLQTAADSAALAAASFMGRSRSDGHPSQALLRAGSLDSVAWPVAQRNWGDDASLSLRVESGHWDSAARRLAPRPDQPDAVAVHASATLPTHLAGALGVRRWTISARSIAALPPLGSVPAGTITLPLGLVTLSTGRSLLNGRETGHAQGFGPCTVRLSFESEGRPSMPARDGFPELRAGHSRIRVIDDGRSLTREELARSYRQPGASLRDELIAVVPVIEADRCPVPSGWHRVAGFATVRVSAARAHPLPVLPITATAHLGDPGAPLSIQIVTSHVVQGRGRGPNFGTQAASPVLVQ from the coding sequence ATGGCAAGAGACCTTCGAATGGCTCATGAGCGCGGCGCCGTTGCCGTGATTGTCGCGGTGCTCCTTCCCGCCTTGCTCGGTGTCGCCGGGCTCGTGATCGATGGAGGCGAGTTTATGCTCGCGCGTCTTCGCTTGCAGACGGCGGCCGACTCGGCGGCGCTGGCGGCCGCATCGTTCATGGGCCGGAGTCGCTCAGACGGTCACCCTTCGCAGGCCCTGCTTAGGGCCGGATCGCTCGACTCCGTCGCGTGGCCCGTCGCCCAGCGCAATTGGGGCGACGACGCCTCCCTGTCCCTCAGGGTCGAAAGTGGTCATTGGGATTCGGCTGCGCGCCGGCTTGCGCCTCGTCCCGATCAACCGGACGCCGTGGCCGTCCATGCGAGCGCCACATTGCCAACCCACCTTGCTGGTGCGTTGGGGGTTAGGCGATGGACCATCTCCGCCCGGTCTATTGCGGCCCTTCCTCCCTTGGGCTCCGTTCCAGCAGGCACCATCACGCTTCCGCTCGGACTGGTCACTCTTTCGACGGGGCGCAGCCTGCTCAACGGACGCGAGACGGGCCACGCTCAGGGCTTTGGTCCCTGTACCGTCCGCCTGTCGTTCGAATCCGAAGGCCGGCCAAGCATGCCAGCCCGTGACGGATTTCCTGAGCTGCGGGCAGGCCACAGCCGCATCCGAGTAATCGACGACGGGAGGTCGCTGACCAGGGAGGAGCTCGCACGAAGTTATCGGCAGCCTGGCGCCTCTCTCCGTGATGAACTGATCGCGGTTGTCCCGGTGATCGAGGCCGACCGATGTCCTGTGCCTTCCGGCTGGCATCGCGTGGCCGGCTTCGCAACCGTGCGGGTGAGCGCCGCTCGCGCACATCCTCTTCCTGTTCTCCCCATTACAGCCACGGCGCACCTCGGCGACCCAGGAGCTCCGTTGTCCATCCAAATTGTTACCAGCCACGTGGTCCAGGGGCGAGGAAGGGGGCCGAATTTCGGTACGCAAGCCGCTTCGCCGGTGCTGGTGCAATAG
- a CDS encoding AAA family ATPase, protein MKVPNQPTSPSPLPSSTQLICVMGAKGGVGTTTVAVNLAVSLRHRFSTTVLLLDWDFAGGTAAPLLGVTARYSLRDLLNRPSECDSYSFLRSLSESSYGVCVLPNGHEGWQPPAGSSTQLDHLAQLAVQTNSLIVADIGRASGEHAAPILNRATTVVLVSTPNVEAMLRAGRMGWMVDSSPLQATRRLFVVNCARDADRPVLTEAQRQLRRRIDLVIPRDDNRVTLAAERGQPVMIMAATCPFSQAIRKLEGLTLGTDGDQAAGAESSWSHRLSSWFPRRKAA, encoded by the coding sequence ATGAAGGTGCCCAACCAACCGACTTCCCCCAGTCCACTCCCTTCCTCCACTCAGCTCATCTGTGTGATGGGCGCCAAGGGCGGCGTCGGCACGACGACCGTGGCCGTCAATCTGGCCGTGAGCCTCCGCCACCGCTTTTCCACCACGGTGCTGCTATTGGACTGGGACTTTGCAGGCGGCACAGCCGCACCGTTGCTCGGTGTCACGGCTCGCTATTCGCTTCGCGACCTACTCAATCGCCCAAGCGAATGTGATTCGTACTCCTTCTTGCGGTCCCTCTCCGAATCTTCTTACGGCGTGTGCGTGCTTCCCAATGGTCATGAGGGATGGCAGCCACCGGCCGGATCTTCGACCCAGCTCGACCACCTGGCCCAATTGGCGGTCCAAACAAATTCCCTGATCGTGGCCGATATCGGGCGAGCTTCTGGTGAGCATGCCGCGCCCATCCTCAACCGTGCCACGACTGTTGTCTTGGTTTCCACACCGAATGTGGAAGCGATGCTTCGCGCGGGCCGGATGGGGTGGATGGTCGATTCGTCGCCCCTTCAAGCAACACGCCGCCTGTTTGTCGTCAATTGTGCACGGGATGCTGACCGACCCGTGCTTACGGAGGCTCAGCGGCAGTTGCGCCGGCGGATCGACCTGGTGATTCCGCGCGATGATAATCGTGTCACCCTGGCCGCTGAACGGGGCCAACCAGTCATGATTATGGCGGCGACCTGCCCCTTCTCACAGGCGATCCGTAAGCTGGAAGGCCTCACCCTGGGAACGGACGGCGATCAGGCTGCGGGCGCGGAATCGTCGTGGTCCCATCGGCTGTCTTCCTGGTTTCCTCGGAGGAAAGCGGCATGA
- a CDS encoding CpaF family protein, with the protein MMSSAPSPSVGASSHPGNDLSALQEQVYRALLTRLDVAHLAQLDRESLEMELAISTMAILESQGTALRTDEIRRIVEAIRSEVLGYGPLDVLLNDPSVSDILVNGATRVYVERGGRLQETEVRFRDDTHLRDVIDKIVAQVGRRIDESSPMVDARLPDGSRVNAVLPPLALDGPVLSIRKFVKDRLSLADLIAKGSLVPPMGDFLAAVVRARRNVVISGGTGSGKTTLLNMLSENIPPTERIITIEDAAELQLRQPHVVRLETRPPNLEGQGEVTQRDLVRNCLRMRPDRIILGEIRGAEALDMLQAMNTGHDGSLVTVHANSPTDAMSRIEMMVAMANVSLPPAVVKQTMASALHIVVQVSRLSDGTRKVVGIHEVVGMKDNFIALQELFRFEQRAVDETGRVQGGFVSTGNRPQCLPLLRAQGLRVLDEWFRPQEYPLPT; encoded by the coding sequence ATGATGTCGTCGGCGCCTTCCCCCTCGGTCGGAGCAAGCAGCCATCCTGGCAATGATCTCTCGGCCCTCCAAGAGCAGGTGTACCGAGCGTTGCTCACCCGCCTCGATGTGGCGCACCTCGCCCAACTGGACCGTGAAAGCCTGGAGATGGAACTCGCCATTTCCACGATGGCGATCCTGGAGTCACAAGGCACCGCGCTGCGCACGGATGAAATCCGACGGATCGTCGAGGCCATCCGCAGCGAGGTGCTGGGGTACGGTCCCTTGGACGTTTTGCTCAATGATCCTTCTGTCTCCGACATCCTGGTCAACGGCGCCACGCGCGTCTATGTCGAACGGGGTGGCCGTCTCCAAGAAACCGAGGTGAGATTTCGTGATGACACGCACCTGCGCGACGTGATCGACAAGATCGTGGCCCAGGTCGGTCGTCGGATCGATGAATCGTCTCCCATGGTCGATGCCCGCTTGCCGGATGGCTCACGGGTCAACGCGGTGCTGCCGCCGCTCGCGCTTGACGGACCGGTGCTCTCGATTCGCAAATTCGTCAAGGACCGGCTCTCGTTGGCCGACTTGATCGCCAAAGGCAGCTTGGTGCCTCCGATGGGAGACTTTCTCGCCGCCGTCGTCCGCGCCCGGCGCAATGTCGTCATCTCCGGCGGGACCGGCTCCGGCAAGACGACTCTGCTCAACATGTTGTCCGAAAATATTCCGCCGACCGAGCGGATCATCACGATCGAGGACGCGGCGGAATTGCAACTGCGCCAGCCCCATGTCGTCCGTCTGGAGACCAGGCCGCCTAATCTCGAGGGACAAGGTGAAGTCACGCAGCGGGACTTGGTGCGCAATTGTCTGCGCATGAGGCCGGACCGAATCATTCTGGGCGAAATCCGCGGCGCCGAGGCGCTGGACATGTTGCAGGCGATGAACACCGGTCATGACGGATCGCTGGTAACCGTGCATGCCAATTCACCGACCGACGCGATGAGCCGGATCGAAATGATGGTGGCCATGGCGAATGTCTCCTTGCCCCCAGCGGTCGTCAAACAGACCATGGCCTCCGCTCTTCACATTGTTGTCCAGGTCTCGCGGCTCTCTGATGGGACGCGCAAGGTCGTGGGCATTCACGAAGTCGTCGGCATGAAGGACAACTTCATTGCGCTTCAAGAATTATTCCGATTCGAACAGCGCGCTGTCGATGAGACGGGCCGGGTGCAGGGGGGCTTTGTCTCGACCGGCAATCGCCCTCAGTGCTTGCCATTGTTGAGGGCCCAGGGGCTTCGTGTCTTAGACGAGTGGTTTCGGCCGCAAGAATACCCTCTTCCGACCTGA
- a CDS encoding type II secretion system F family protein, which yields MSVMRWFGSMLRFGRSSNPGSGTQQEADQPGWSRRIDTLVTLCAHPSAVWKSRRRLRRIREQLPDALEVMARALRAGHAVPTSLAMVVEESADPLRREFALVVEAMRFGKSLPEALKELASRVDVEEVRFWVTCLLIQRETGGSLPHMLDEVSRLIRARMEFAAKVKAVSAEARFSAVVLSGLPLVVGGLISVINPEYLSPLWTTSVGQAMAATALGLMGCGIIVMRRMTRINL from the coding sequence ATGAGCGTGATGAGATGGTTCGGATCGATGCTGCGGTTCGGTCGGTCGAGCAATCCAGGTTCCGGTACCCAACAGGAGGCAGACCAACCAGGATGGTCACGGCGGATTGATACGCTCGTCACTCTCTGCGCCCACCCCTCCGCCGTTTGGAAGAGCCGACGGCGGCTACGGCGCATCCGCGAGCAACTCCCCGACGCCCTGGAGGTGATGGCCCGCGCGCTCCGCGCCGGCCATGCCGTGCCCACCAGCTTGGCCATGGTGGTCGAAGAGAGTGCCGATCCGCTCCGCCGTGAGTTCGCCCTCGTCGTCGAGGCTATGCGATTTGGAAAGAGCTTGCCCGAGGCCCTTAAAGAACTGGCCTCGCGAGTGGACGTGGAGGAAGTGCGGTTCTGGGTTACCTGCCTTTTGATTCAACGAGAAACAGGGGGAAGTCTCCCCCACATGCTGGACGAGGTAAGTCGGTTGATCCGCGCGCGCATGGAATTCGCCGCCAAAGTGAAAGCCGTCTCGGCCGAAGCGCGATTTTCCGCGGTGGTGCTGTCCGGCCTGCCATTGGTGGTGGGTGGATTGATCAGTGTGATCAATCCTGAGTACCTCTCGCCCCTCTGGACCACCTCTGTAGGGCAGGCGATGGCAGCAACAGCACTAGGCCTGATGGGGTGCGGCATCATCGTCATGCGCCGCATGACACGCATCAACTTGTAG